In one window of Streptomyces roseofulvus DNA:
- a CDS encoding Fpg/Nei family DNA glycosylase — protein MPEGHTIHRLAQDHRERFGGRPVCASSPQGKFSDSAALLDGSVLETTEAHGKHLFLGFPRDEWVHIHLGLFGKVNFGDAPAPPPADTVRLRLANPESYVDLRGPTTCALVTDAEKQAIHARLGPDPLRDGDDPDKAWHRIARSRTTIAALLMDQKVIAGVGNVYRAEVLFRHGIDPYRAGKDLTAGEWTAIWEDLRALMREGVRLNRIDTVRPEHTPEAMNRPPRVDDHGGEVYVYRRANQPCHLCGTDIRTADLAARNLFWCPTCQHR, from the coding sequence GGCCCGTCTGCGCGAGCAGCCCGCAGGGCAAGTTCTCCGACTCCGCCGCCCTCCTCGACGGCTCCGTCCTGGAGACCACCGAGGCCCACGGCAAGCACCTCTTCCTCGGCTTCCCGCGCGACGAGTGGGTCCACATCCACCTCGGCCTCTTCGGCAAGGTGAACTTCGGCGACGCCCCCGCGCCCCCGCCGGCCGACACCGTCCGGCTGCGCCTCGCGAACCCCGAGTCGTACGTCGACCTCCGCGGCCCCACCACCTGCGCGCTCGTCACCGACGCCGAGAAGCAGGCGATCCACGCCCGCCTCGGCCCCGACCCGCTGCGGGACGGGGACGACCCCGACAAGGCGTGGCACCGCATCGCCAGGTCCCGCACGACGATCGCCGCCCTGCTCATGGACCAGAAGGTCATCGCCGGCGTCGGCAACGTCTACCGCGCCGAGGTCCTCTTCCGCCACGGCATCGACCCGTACCGGGCCGGGAAGGACCTGACGGCGGGGGAGTGGACCGCGATCTGGGAGGACCTCAGGGCCCTCATGCGCGAGGGCGTCCGCCTCAACCGCATCGACACGGTCCGCCCCGAGCACACCCCCGAGGCGATGAACCGCCCCCCGCGCGTCGACGACCACGGCGGCGAGGTCTACGTCTACCGCCGCGCGAACCAGCCCTGCCACCTCTGTGGCACGGACATCCGCACGGCCGACCTGGCGGCCAGGAACCTCTTCTGGTGCCCGACCTGCCAGCACCGCTGA